The Drosophila innubila isolate TH190305 chromosome 2L unlocalized genomic scaffold, UK_Dinn_1.0 4_B_2L, whole genome shotgun sequence genome segment cacacgtgCAATCATAGGAGCCTTGACTTTTGCACTTTCGTCAAATGGAAGCAGCAGACGAGAcgcgaaaaacaacaaaaagacaTCAAAATactgcattaaaaaaatgtgaagaTTAAAGAAACTCACCACTTAGACAAATGCTTCAGGTGTCGTCGCCTTCTGGGCGTCCTTTTTGTGCTGTGGTGAATAAGGCGGTGCGAGATGAAACTGGAATTTAGTTTGGTGCGTCTTCGTCGTCTGTTTTgatttcgttgttgttgttgctgatgctgccaccgaagttgctgttgttgtttttattatatcaacTGCTCTCAGCTGCTTGTGTTTGTATTggtattttcttgttttttttccgCTTCGTTTGTGTGTTTTATAAATCCTTTTGTTTCGCATACGTTTTTTGGCGCGCAATTTTCGTTTGTCTCGTTGTTTCAAGCACACACGCGAAACCgttttgttgccgttgttgtcgatgttgttactgttgttattattattgctgtcaTTTGCATTTCACGTTTTGCTGCTTGCCTAATACAAAACAACGGCTAcaaacacaataacaacaaacaaaaacacacacactcgcacattAACACATACAGATAGGGAAAACTGAAGGAAGCTGCGTCCgttttctctcttttctttctttccttttaatgacttcttttagtttttgtttacccactgcaattgcaattaactaagcaaataatattgaaatacaatttttttttgtttgttatttttcagtTGAAACTCATTTAAATCTGTTCGGTGACTGAGGCTCCGACTCCGAGCGACGGCGACAAAAAGCGACACGAAAAAACTGACGTCCGTCTCGATTGCGCGTTTAAAACGAACTGAGAGGcagaagcaaaacaaaaaacactgAGAGCCAAAgtcaaaacaagaaaaaatgcTGATCTTTTACGAGAGTCGACTttcaaataccctgtaagcttAAATACAGCTTTGAAAATAcataatgaattaaatatttcaattaaaaaataaagcttacTTGCTAGTAAAGCATAATATGgaatttattaacattaatactaaataaaagtATGATCCGCTGTATAGAAGAAACGCTACCGCAGGGTGAATTGTGCTAGTGCGGAGCtacttatacatttttttcataggGTATGCAGTTGAGTGGTTTCTCTGTcccgctctcgctctcacacATTGCTTAAAATGCTTCATTTTTTGAATGTTTACTGAAGTGCAGAGAGCGAACGAAACATTGGAATGGAACGCTGGATGTAAATACATCTGTATgtatgatatatgtatgtatgtatatacgaAATTTTGGCAATTGGATGCCAATAGTATGTTAATatgtgaaaaaatataatgtagATTAATAAATAGGTAATCAAACTGTAATTCTAATAACTAAGTAAATAgttgtattataattattcttaaaatttttgtaaaatagcGAGTATTTATGTCAAATTGGGTATTTGTTTCCATATAAAGTATGTTAaggatttataaatttgtgcgCGATTATGTGTATCGTTGATAAGAACACCACATAAAAACTAAGCGATAccagcatttaaattattttcaagtttatttattgtgttatCATCTAAATTTTGTACTACGTCGAACTTATAGCTGATATCACTATTAAAACTTTGTTcactataaacaaaaaaaaaaccgaattgcatattaaaaatttctatttatagaGATTTAAGCAGAATGTACAATTTCCTACATGACAGTTTAAAAGAGACCCTCACTCACTGTCAAGGTTTATTGTATTATCAGCACCCCTGCTAAACTGTGCACTTgaatttagatatttatatttggtaGGGTGTCTaacattttaaagtgtttcatcaattgtatttattagaTCATGAAGCACAAGCATAATCAACGCAAATTAACTAAATAGATGGCATTGACATGGGGGGAAACCAGAAAAGCTCAAACTGCGCATTTCAAAAACACGCGCCAACTTATGGGGAACGTTTGAGCAACAACGAATCAGGGGAAAGCTCGCTGCAATAGCATAATGCGTGCGAGTGAGATGACAGCTGTGTGCTAAGCGAGAACGGTTTCAACTTCCAACGGCAAAAAACGTGGTCTCAATGAGCTTGCAAAGCTATGCTGCGCGCCTGTTACTATTCCGGTCTAAATCTAAATGATGCTGCTCATTGCTCcagtttttttgttgcctctTTTCATTTGGAAGCGCAAGCAATTGCGCGCAAATTGAAATGACGGAACGGCGGCGACAGCGACCGCAGCGCACTCAACTTTGAGTCGCATATGGATTTCAAGCGCCATTAGCCAGCTACACCACATGCGAGTTACTTCGAGTACACAGCGTAATTGAACCCTTGAACCGCCGGGTGGAGTGGGTAGAGACAGCACCACCCAGCTCCCCAAGCCGCCATATTGGTCATGCGGTCGCCGTCATCGTTGCacacaatttcaattcatGGACTCTAATGAACAGGCGAACAGCCGTTAGAGCAGGCAGCTTTGAGAGATTTCTCGCCGTGACATTCACTCGGGCCTGTTCGCCGTTTCATTTCGTTGCGTTTAACTGAGTGTGAattgtatgagtgtgtgcttGCGCGTGAGTGAGTGCGCCTGTGTGAGTGGggcaaaaagtttatttacaaAAGCTTTGTTGTAGGGGAACAGAGCTAAAAGTGGGGAGAGTGGAATCGCTATGAGAAACCAAATCCATTTAACTTAACAAtgagtttaagtttttttggtcttttttttttttgatgagtGATAGGAAACTTGAGCTTTAATTTCAGCTAGCGATAAATGCGTCGAGTGTTTGCTCCAAGTGAGTTTTGTATTTGATGACTTTTGAGTTGGAATTGGAGTTGGAGGGGAATTTGACCCCGTCTAAGAGCATTTTTTGTTACTTCTGTTGAGTTGAGGCGACAGGATAACAGAATGTTTAGTATGAGATCAACGAGCGCATGAAAGCaaattttgccaaaaattCTCAGAGTGCAAAACTTTTTCACTCATGACCTTTCAAACAAACACAGACAGATAGAacgagagagaatgagagagggagagaacgACATACACGTATTGGCATGCCTGGAAGCACGAAAAAATCCTTGAACGAATTGATGAACCAGGAGTGCAGTAGCTGAAGCTGGCGTTGCACTCAATGGCTCTTAACAATAACTGGAATAACTGCTACAGCAACCGAACCACTACCTCCTCTTCTTCACCTCTTACGCCCCCTCCCACCCAATGCTCCAGCATTGATCTGAGCCGAGTTTAACGACTGCCCAATGGTCATTAGAAGTGCAGTCAAGGCCAAAACGGGGAGCATTGACATAAGAAATATTCTTGCTAATCTGTATAAGCAACATAACCTCGAAGTTCACTGACATTTTTTTCGTTTAATGCTCCCCAAAAATGCAGGAAAAAATATTCAAGGACgtacatttcaaaattattgttagGCACAGTGACCGCagaatttcttaataatatattttgaatttatcaGAAAACTAGGGCTAGAGAAAAAACGACTAGAATATCGATTCATCGGAGTTTAGGGAGATTGTCGGTTGGATTCGCTTTGTGTGGCAGCCCTGTATATATCAGTTTTGACGAAATTTTGACAGTTATAAATAgcttgttttgaaaaaatgtatatacattttttagataaaagaaaatagagaTGTAAAACAATATGCTAGAAAAAATCttagcttaaatttttaaattcttcttttgtggttttattgtttttatttaagctagAAACCTTTAGTCATTTTGAATTGTGTTAGTATAatataaacttgattttcttaattcaataCTGTGCCTTTGACCACTGTGCTTGACTGCTGCAGCAGAAGGTCATTGCTTAAGAATGCCAAACGAAATATgttgaaagaaagaaagaagaagcTGAAACCAGACTTCAAACTTTTACTAGCCAATATGCAGAGGTGGAGATAGAAGGATTTTAACAAAACGTCCTGTGTGACCTGTAAGAACTTATCTTaagttttacaaaaaaaaaaagaatgggAAAATACAGAAATGGgtgtactaaaaaaaaaaaatataaacagagtctctaaaatagttttatacatttaacaaACATATTTCAAGTTTTTCGAATAACAGAGCTAATTATATGACAAAAATTACCCCAACTCTTGGGAAATGATCTTGCTCAAAtatcgttttatttttgttgccttcTCTGTGTACCTAGTTACCTTCATAGTATTATAATATGTTATAGAGCCTGgcaaaaaatgtatagtttCTATGTATATAGGAATCCTCCTTCAAAATTCATTGTCGTTTATAAGCCTTTCAGATAACTAATTAATATCAACATAACCTGAACTCAGTTTATTGATtgattctttaaatataaaaatctaaaatctaAATGATAATTCAAAAGGGCTGCATCTCTGTCAAGAAGCCAAGGGAAAAAATTGGCTCAaagaaaaatgtcaaaattaaataacgaaacaacatacataaataaaagtatgcatgtacattgtacaataaTATGGCTGcaagtgtatgtatgtatgtgtgagtgaaGAAGGAGACGAGCCGAACATCAGGCGACCCTGGCAGCAAAttcaatgcaataaaaaaaaacaaaatctcttgtctgtgagtgtgcttgtgtatgtgtgcctgtgcttcttctgcttctgtcTGTCCCAAACTGTCCGTTTGTCGCATTGTTGTTGAATTCTGCTTCCTCTTCTTCGTTTTGTGTGGGAAAATTCAGGCCGTGGGAATTACATGTGAAATTTCGATGGTGTGCTCGAACAGGCGAACAGCGCAAGCAGCACAGCGACATGACAAACAGAACAAgcaacagaacagaacagacatatgaacatacatacatacatacatacatacatatgctgCATGGGCATGAAAGACAGAGTGAggtgagagtgagagcgaaCGGGAGGCAGGCACACAACATAGGCGCAACATAGCCACCACGCCTTCACACTCCGCATTTCCCCTCGCCAAGCGTTACCGTGCTTGCTCACATTTCCATTACTATTCCCCAGTCTGTTTTGAGAATTTCTAAACAAATGTGGAAATGTTGAGCGGCAGACAAGGAGAGCAGGAGAACAGAAGGAGAGTTGAGTGTGAAGGAGAGGGCAACTGCGTGAGTGGAAGTGGCAGTGGAAGGGAGAGAGCGAACGTGTGAGGAGTAAGCGAGCGAGAAAGTGGTGCATCAGACATCTCTCATTTGGAGCCCTTAGTCGCGTGCAAGCGGGATGGCAGCATGTGTGGTGGCCCTttatgttgcagctgctgttgctgctgtgcaacattttgtggcagtGTCAACGCAGCGCACAGATTTTAACGGAACAATCTCGAATAGGCGAACAGCATAACGAGGCAGTCACAAATCggcatgttgcaagttgtgtgttgcatgtggcagACAGACACAAGTGATAATAATGTCGAGCGATATTTCAGCTAACAAAGGGCTCCTCAACCAAGAGCCTGCAGGCATCATTAGGGCAGAAGGTTTCGATTCGATTAGAAAGTGCAACAGGCAAGCAGCAAATTGCAGCACGCCACCAGCCGTGCCACACAATCCAATCACAGCCAGAACCACAactacaaccacaaccacatcCATTGGAAAACCGGGTCGCAAGCCCTTTGCTCTGGCTGAAACGGCGGcaagaacttttatttttagcccTGGCAATTGGGATGTGGCAAAGAGGAATGCGATAAATGGACAACAGAGTGAGGCAACGTGAGGCAACCTGGTTACCATCTAAGAACCTGAAAGCTTAATGCTCTTTTTATGCATATCAAAGGCATTctgtgttatttatatttattttaaataaattatgaatattaagGATCAATGAAAAAACATCTTAATTAGTGATGTTGGGCATTCTCGTATTTATGTATctcaacataataaaatgtatctcAATTAACTCGAAATATAAttgtctaaaatttaaaagaaaaaacttttgaCTGTAGAATCAACAAGTagatagatttttaaataaaatttaaaatattgtcaaattcaaataacaagCAATGACTATAGGATAAGGATGTAAGGATACTCTTCATAGGGGTGTATTCAGTTGACAACAGATTTAGGCCTCCGCTAGGCAATCAGACAAATCGTTTTTCCAATGTAATTTCATTGCAGCCGTCTGGCGGCATTTAGCTATTCCCGATTCCATTTGTACAGCGTGGCAGGACACCCTCCACAGGGAACAGGGAACTTTGATAGATGaatttgttaaatgtaaatgtttgtTCAAAGTTGTTTGGCATAGCAATGAATTTGACTTCAACATGGGATTGATACGAGAGCTCAACGAATCCTTTAGGCCAATTTTATTGTGGGGCTAGGGTTTTGTTTATGAAATTTGAGTTTGATTATTGGCTTATTGTTTTGCTATGGTTACCAACACAATGCCgacatttttatgtgtttacATCTAGAGTCATATCTTTTGTTAAAATACATGAATTTAGTAAACACTCTACTCCTTTATGTTATCGATGATTTTCTGTGTTCTTCTAAGCGATTTTAATCTTCGATGCCTTCGGCTGGAAGTACAAATATAAGTTAAAAGAGAAAAGTGCGTAGAAACATGCTTTAAAACTCACAGAGATTTTGGTAATAAGGCGAAAGCTATATAAACGCTTAGATAATATAGAACTTGAGGTCATCGGCGATCTTGGGATGAACTTCATATCGACTTCGATTTGAACGTCCCACTGTCTTCCTGACTTCTTAATCATAGAGTTCATCGAGCTGATCCTGCAGTACCTTCTCCTTAATCTCTCTTACTCTTGCTGCACCCAAATTCCATATCAGATATATTCAGGCCGTTTTCTGGCAACAGACATTTGCAGTTCGTCTGCTTTTCTCCACTGCAGATGACAAGTGGTTGGGGTACATATGGAGCACCCGTGCAAGTAGGACAACTGTAAGCGTAAGGGGTTAGGAGACCACTAAACACTAATTTCGGGCTATCTACTCACCCATCAGAGCGAACAAGATAAACGACTGGCTTTTCCTCGTTTTCTGGTCTATATAAGCAAACGAGACGATGAGCAACAAAAAGGAGGGGCAGAAAGAGGAGAGAGCTGATTAAAAGGCCAACCCAGAAACCATTCTGAAAttggattttaaaattatttaatacaaatttaatcaacGCTACAAGATTATTGTTAGTGGAATGATTTTGTAAGACTTggatttggtaaaaaaaaagtttttaatcaactttttttaattgctttccTATTTTCTCtgatcttttaaaatttaaatctatgatattattaaacaaaaagatatcttattttttaaagaagctaatattctttattaaacaaatatagaaaataaaacttaatttatataaaaaaaattgaaaaatattttgtatatttaatatttaaaataaatatttaaaattaacttacatttttgtatttttataataagaatTCGATATAAAAGTTACTTTAcgatatttgaattaaaataagcagaggttaaactttttttctaagttcTAGCTTAAATTCTAAGTGCTAGCTTAAATGCACCCAAAACACAAAacctgtttgttttttatagtcTTTCGAACCCAGTTTAAAACTTTGAATATAAATAGCTAAATTCTGAAACTACAACTCACAATAGGATCGATCAGTTGGCGACATGCGTATTTGGTTCCACGGTCTTGAATATAGGCAAGAGGCGCACAGGATCCAACtttatgtttaatttcatttagcGTCATGTTACGAAGATGATCAACTCTTTCCTGCATCGATATGGTTATATTCTGGCCAATCGTATTTATAAAATCGGAACCGCGTTCTCTGATAAACTTCTCAGTGTGTTTAATGGTGTCAATTAACACTTTTATCGTGTCACCGAGACTCCTCTTGTCGGTCCCAAGGAGAGCATCAAGTTTTGGCACCTTCTGCTTAATAGTATCAATAAATTGATGAATGGGATGCTCCAATAGCTTTAGCTGATCCATTTCACGTACTACAAACATGCCAGTACAACAAACTACATACAAGGGGTTATGTGATTCATCACAATGATGTATTTTGTAAAGCACATCGTACATAAACATATACGTGGCAtagtgtattttatttattcgtgGAGACGATAGATCTTTGCACAGGTTTTCAGTTAATAATTTACCCCGGTATTGATATAAGTCATAAAGAGTTGTATTTATCAGATCAATCTCTTCTATTGTTAGCAATACAAAGTCAGTTAAATTTCCCGAAAACGTAACCCAATTCGTTTCTACGTAGTCTTGTTCAATATCCACGGTCAATAAACGATCTGTGTCATACAACTGATTTTCAGTCAGCAAATCAACAATATGTTGATCTTTTCTGCATGCATTAAGAGTATCTGTGAATTGAACTTTACTCGATTCGACAGTTTCCAACTCTTCGAAACGTTTACAGGTTGCTTGATATGTCACCATTCCGAGCACATAATGGAATAACGCAACGAGTGTTATGAACGAAAATGCGCAAAATATGATTATGATGGCACTGAAATGATGAATCAGAATTAATTCAGTACGGTAATTCCCACAACTAGTATTCCTAACTTACAATATCATGCAATTAGATCCAGTGTTGCTTTTTCGAACAAATAACCCACAAACTAGACTAAAGATTAATGCGGTTAATATCTGAAAAGAGTAAGAATCTTATTagtaattaaagttaaattatacGCACATAAATAGCAAACTACTTATGAAAATGCACTTAAGCTAATTCGATTACCGTGTCGTAATCATTATCAACCTTTCGTATAGACCGgataataatattgttgttcAGATTTCTAGATCTTTAAATGTGCATGCTGAAGTTATGAAATAGAACGCATTTAACTTACCACGAATAATACTAGACAAGCAATATTAGTGAATACTTTACGATCCGCCCCGAATTTTTCGTTAATGTCATCAAACGATTTGGCTGCACTTAGAGTCCTCAAATGAATATCACTGATCGCCGCCTCGATAATGTcgttcaataaattgtattcaTCCTTAAACCGGGAAGTTGCATAGGCAAGTCTAGCCAGAATTGGCGGAATCATTGGCTCAATCGATTCTTTTATGGTTTTGCCAATGACATGTAAACGCTTCACACCTTTTTGGGGAAT includes the following:
- the LOC117781591 gene encoding prominin-like protein, which produces MIPPILARLAYATSRFKDEYNLLNDIIEAAISDIHLRTLSAAKSFDDINEKFGADRKVFTNIACLVLFVILTALIFSLVCGLFVRKSNTGSNCMIFAIIIIFCAFSFITLVALFHYVLGMVTYQATCKRFEELETVESSKVQFTDTLNACRKDQHIVDLLTENQLYDTDRLLTVDIEQDYVETNWVTFSGNLTDFVLLTIEEIDLINTTLYDLYQYRGKLLTENLCKDLSSPRINKIHYATYMFMYDVLYKIHHCDESHNPLYVVCCTGMFVVREMDQLKLLEHPIHQFIDTIKQKVPKLDALLGTDKRSLGDTIKVLIDTIKHTEKFIRERGSDFINTIGQNITISMQERVDHLRNMTLNEIKHKVGSCAPLAYIQDRGTKYACRQLIDPINGFWVGLLISSLLFLPLLFVAHRLVCLYRPENEEKPVVYLVRSDGCPTCTGAPYVPQPLVICSGEKQTNCKCLLPENGLNISDMEFGCSKSKRD